A stretch of the Sphingomonas sp. CL5.1 genome encodes the following:
- a CDS encoding ATP-dependent helicase, with the protein MSVPVPSPDDPPYLAGLNAPQREAVLTIDGPVLVLAGAGTGKTAALTARLAHLLWTRRAYPSEILAVTFTNKAAREMKERVGRLVGDAVEGMPWLGTFHAIGAKMLRRHAELVGLQSNFTILDTDDQLRLLKQLIVAANIDEKRFPARSLAGLIDEWKNKGLTPGDIDAGESERYGNGRGGELYQQYQERLKAVNACDFGDLLLHVLTILKTNRDVLAHYQQRFRYIMVDEYQDTNSVQYLWLRLLAQERRNICCVGDDDQSIYSWRGAQVENILRFERDFPGAKVIRLEQNYRSTPHILGAAGGVIANNSGRLGKTLWTEIDAGEKVRVIGVWDGPEEARRIGEEIEAAQRDGASLDDIAILVRAQHQTREFEDRFIAIGLPYRIVGGFRFYERAEIRDALAYLRIVNQPADDLAFERIVNVPKRGLGDKAVARLHQLARAEGLPLSVAAARILDTDELTPQARRALGNFVGDIARWRDMARDLSHPDLARQILDESGYTAMWQAEKSAEAAGRLENLGELVRAMEEYESLGAFLEHVSLVMDNEGAREDAKVTIMTIHAAKGLEFGTVFLAGWEEGIFPSQRALDEGGARSLEEERRLAYVAITRARRRAVILHAANRRIYGQWTSSIPSRFVGELPADHVEAETTMSGGASLWRANWSERADPFADVGRGTGRGPGWQRAAGALGAKPGGEWTSRTFTREPTRVVESRSPSVSLGNKGRGDLKVGMRVFHQKFGHGDIVGIEGNKLEIDFDHAGLKRVMDSFVSLEA; encoded by the coding sequence GTGAGCGTTCCCGTGCCTTCTCCCGACGATCCACCCTATCTCGCCGGCCTCAACGCGCCGCAGCGCGAAGCGGTGCTGACCATCGACGGGCCGGTGCTCGTCCTCGCCGGCGCGGGCACGGGCAAGACCGCCGCACTCACCGCGCGACTCGCGCATCTGCTATGGACGCGCCGCGCTTACCCTTCCGAGATTCTCGCCGTCACCTTCACCAACAAGGCCGCGCGCGAGATGAAGGAGCGCGTGGGCAGGCTGGTCGGCGATGCGGTGGAGGGGATGCCGTGGCTCGGCACCTTCCACGCGATCGGCGCGAAGATGCTGCGCCGCCATGCCGAACTGGTCGGGCTGCAATCGAACTTCACGATCCTCGACACCGACGATCAACTCCGGTTGCTCAAGCAGTTGATCGTCGCCGCGAACATCGACGAGAAGCGCTTTCCCGCGCGCAGCCTCGCCGGGCTGATCGACGAGTGGAAGAACAAGGGCCTCACCCCCGGCGATATCGACGCGGGCGAAAGCGAACGCTACGGCAACGGGCGCGGCGGCGAGCTTTACCAGCAATATCAGGAGCGGCTGAAGGCGGTGAACGCCTGCGACTTCGGCGATCTGCTGCTCCACGTTCTGACGATTCTCAAGACCAACCGCGACGTGCTGGCGCATTACCAGCAGCGCTTCCGCTACATCATGGTCGATGAGTATCAGGACACCAACAGCGTCCAGTATCTCTGGCTGCGACTGCTCGCGCAGGAGCGGCGGAACATTTGCTGCGTCGGCGACGACGACCAGTCGATCTACTCGTGGCGCGGCGCGCAGGTGGAGAATATCCTGCGCTTCGAGCGCGACTTCCCCGGCGCCAAGGTGATCCGGCTGGAGCAGAACTACCGCTCCACCCCGCATATCCTCGGCGCGGCGGGGGGCGTGATCGCCAACAACAGCGGGCGGCTCGGCAAGACGCTGTGGACCGAGATCGACGCCGGCGAGAAGGTCCGCGTGATCGGCGTGTGGGATGGGCCGGAGGAAGCGCGGCGCATCGGCGAGGAGATCGAGGCGGCGCAGCGCGACGGCGCGAGCCTAGACGACATCGCCATCCTCGTCCGCGCGCAGCACCAGACGCGCGAGTTCGAGGATCGTTTCATCGCGATCGGCCTGCCCTATCGCATCGTCGGCGGCTTCCGCTTCTACGAGCGGGCGGAAATCCGCGACGCGCTCGCCTATTTGCGCATCGTCAACCAGCCGGCGGATGATCTCGCCTTCGAGCGGATCGTCAACGTGCCCAAGCGCGGGCTGGGCGACAAGGCGGTGGCGCGACTGCACCAGCTCGCGCGCGCGGAGGGTTTGCCGCTGAGCGTCGCCGCCGCGCGCATCCTCGATACCGACGAGCTGACGCCGCAGGCGCGGCGCGCGCTCGGCAATTTCGTCGGCGACATCGCGCGCTGGCGGGATATGGCGCGCGACCTGTCCCATCCCGATCTCGCGCGGCAGATCCTCGACGAGAGCGGCTACACCGCGATGTGGCAGGCGGAGAAGTCCGCCGAAGCGGCGGGGCGGTTGGAGAACCTGGGCGAACTCGTCCGGGCGATGGAGGAATATGAGAGCCTCGGCGCGTTCCTCGAGCATGTCAGCCTCGTCATGGACAATGAGGGCGCGCGCGAGGACGCCAAGGTCACGATCATGACGATCCATGCGGCGAAGGGGCTGGAGTTCGGCACCGTGTTCCTCGCCGGTTGGGAGGAAGGCATCTTCCCCTCGCAGCGCGCGCTGGACGAGGGCGGCGCGCGCAGCCTGGAGGAGGAGCGCCGCCTCGCCTATGTCGCGATCACGCGGGCGCGGCGGCGGGCGGTGATCCTCCATGCCGCCAACCGCCGCATCTACGGGCAATGGACCTCATCCATCCCCTCGCGCTTCGTCGGCGAGCTGCCGGCGGATCATGTCGAGGCGGAGACCACCATGTCCGGCGGCGCGAGCCTGTGGCGGGCCAATTGGTCCGAGCGCGCCGATCCCTTCGCCGATGTCGGGCGCGGCACGGGGCGCGGCCCCGGCTGGCAGCGCGCGGCAGGCGCGCTCGGCGCCAAGCCCGGCGGCGAATGGACCAGCCGCACCTTTACCCGCGAACCGACCCGCGTGGTGGAGAGCCGCAGCCCCTCGGTCAGCCTCGGCAACAAGGGGCGCGGCGACCTCAAGGTGGGGATGCGCGTGTTCCACCAGAAGTTCGGCCACGGCGATATCGTCGGGATCGAGGGCAACAAGCTGGAGATCGACTTCGATCACGCCGGCCTGAAGCGGGTGATGGACAGCTTCGTCTCGCTGGAGGCGTAA
- a CDS encoding septum formation initiator family protein encodes MRRRPSTFLVTLKRAALPAAALTVMAFFGIYAVAGPNGVLALGDYKRQLVKRERDYALLDQRRTMLRNRVALLDPRHANPDMVDELVRKELNVAHPDEVIVPLR; translated from the coding sequence ATGCGTCGCCGGCCGTCCACCTTTCTCGTCACGCTGAAGCGCGCGGCCCTGCCGGCCGCCGCGCTGACGGTGATGGCGTTCTTCGGCATCTATGCCGTGGCGGGGCCGAACGGCGTGCTCGCGCTGGGCGATTACAAGCGCCAATTGGTGAAGCGCGAGCGCGACTATGCCCTGCTCGATCAGCGGCGCACGATGCTGCGCAATCGCGTCGCATTGCTCGATCCGCGCCACGCCAACCCCGATATGGTCGATGAACTGGTGCGCAAGGAACTCAACGTCGCGCATCCCGACGAAGTGATCGTCCCGCTGCGCTGA
- a CDS encoding GFA family protein gives MTTSGRCHCGAVTWRATGEPKHHAICHCDDCRRWSGAPLVGWIAFDEGEVEIAGETRAYHSSEAATREFCAACGTGLFYRNPSALPGIVDIQSGTMDDPEAVPPGAHIMTKHRLGWTREMDKLPEFESYPGMG, from the coding sequence ATGACGACGAGCGGACGATGCCATTGCGGCGCGGTGACATGGCGCGCGACGGGCGAGCCGAAGCATCATGCGATATGTCATTGCGATGATTGCCGGCGCTGGTCCGGTGCGCCGCTGGTCGGCTGGATCGCCTTTGACGAGGGCGAGGTGGAGATCGCGGGCGAGACGCGCGCCTATCATTCCTCCGAAGCCGCGACGCGGGAGTTTTGCGCGGCCTGCGGCACCGGGCTGTTCTATCGCAATCCCAGCGCGTTGCCGGGGATCGTCGATATCCAGTCCGGCACGATGGATGATCCGGAGGCCGTTCCGCCCGGCGCGCATATCATGACGAAGCACCGGCTTGGCTGGACGCGGGAGATGGATAAGCTGCCCGAGTTCGAAAGCTATCCGGGGATGGGTTGA
- a CDS encoding MFS transporter, which produces MSDGLPLPRRYAAIAAMSFGSALVVIDGGVANVALPTIAHDLNVEQSSVVSIVTIYQVTLVMLMLPIAGLGERIGLKRTYQGGQLIFTIATLLCFFAKSLPFLLIVRAVQAMGAAAVLSVASALIRQIYPSSHLGRGLAINSVVVTSSAAAAPTIGGLVLAVAPWPWVFASAIPFAIVSLALGRSIPDPKPRHTTFDVAGAMMCAAMFGLVIGGLESGVHGDSPVVSAAITLAGLVVGYYFIRREQHESHPILPIDLLARPVIGLSAIGGFVAFTASMALLISTPFRLQALGFSAATIGAAIAPWPMTNMIVAPLAGYLSDRVPAGILGGIGMAVSIVALTLIAFMPAHPTYFDIAWRMALCGSGFGLYLPPNARLIIGSAPRERSAAAGSLVSTVRLSGQTTGATLVAALLAMEIGAGRVPPLISATLALIAGLCSVARLRPSIRNPSLTETRAEIPTLRQTRY; this is translated from the coding sequence ATGAGTGACGGCCTTCCCCTTCCCCGGCGTTACGCCGCAATCGCCGCGATGTCCTTCGGATCTGCGCTTGTCGTCATCGACGGCGGCGTCGCCAATGTCGCGCTGCCGACGATCGCCCACGATCTGAACGTCGAGCAAAGCTCGGTCGTGTCGATCGTCACCATCTATCAGGTGACGCTGGTGATGCTGATGCTGCCGATCGCCGGGCTGGGCGAGCGGATCGGGCTGAAGCGCACTTATCAGGGCGGGCAGCTTATCTTCACCATCGCCACGTTATTGTGCTTTTTCGCGAAAAGCCTGCCTTTCCTGCTGATCGTACGCGCGGTGCAGGCGATGGGCGCGGCGGCGGTGCTGAGCGTCGCCTCGGCGCTGATCCGGCAGATCTATCCGTCGAGCCATCTCGGGCGCGGACTGGCGATCAATTCAGTGGTGGTGACCAGTTCAGCCGCCGCCGCACCGACCATCGGCGGGCTGGTGCTGGCGGTCGCGCCCTGGCCGTGGGTGTTCGCCAGCGCCATCCCCTTCGCGATCGTCAGCCTGGCGCTGGGCCGCTCGATCCCCGACCCGAAGCCGCGCCACACCACGTTCGACGTGGCGGGCGCGATGATGTGCGCGGCGATGTTCGGCCTCGTCATCGGCGGGCTGGAGAGCGGCGTCCACGGCGACAGCCCGGTCGTCTCCGCCGCGATCACGCTCGCCGGGCTGGTCGTGGGCTATTATTTCATCCGGCGCGAGCAGCATGAAAGCCACCCGATCCTGCCGATCGACCTGCTCGCGCGTCCGGTGATCGGGCTGAGCGCGATCGGCGGGTTCGTCGCCTTCACCGCGTCGATGGCGTTGCTGATCTCCACGCCGTTCCGCTTGCAGGCGCTGGGCTTCTCCGCCGCGACGATCGGCGCGGCGATCGCGCCATGGCCGATGACCAACATGATCGTCGCGCCGCTCGCGGGCTATCTCTCCGATCGCGTCCCGGCGGGCATCCTCGGCGGGATCGGCATGGCGGTTTCGATCGTCGCGCTGACGCTGATCGCCTTCATGCCGGCGCATCCCACCTATTTCGACATCGCATGGCGCATGGCGCTGTGCGGATCGGGCTTCGGGCTATATCTCCCGCCCAACGCGCGCCTCATCATCGGCTCGGCCCCGCGCGAGCGGTCGGCGGCGGCGGGCAGCCTCGTCTCGACGGTGCGCCTCAGCGGGCAGACCACCGGCGCGACGCTGGTGGCGGCGCTGCTGGCGATGGAGATCGGCGCCGGGCGCGTGCCGCCGCTGATCTCCGCCACCCTCGCGCTGATCGCCGGATTGTGCAGCGTCGCGCGGCTGCGGCCGTCGATCCGCAACCCTTCGCTGACAGAAACCCGCGCCGAAATCCCGACGCTGCGCCAGACACGCTATTGA
- a CDS encoding bifunctional 2-polyprenyl-6-hydroxyphenol methylase/3-demethylubiquinol 3-O-methyltransferase UbiG, whose protein sequence is MAQNIYDDPDFFAGYSRLPRQMRGLDGAPEWPAIRNMLPDVTGRRVADLGCGFGWASRWLREQGAASVLGVDLSQNMIDRARASTNDRGIDYRIADLEGLTLPEAAFELIYSALAFHYVRNFARLIRMIHAALTPGSDLVFTIEHPIYMAAADPHWMRDADGRKTWPVNGYAMEGERRTNWFVKDVLKYHRTLATTLNTLIDAGFALRRIEEFAPTAGQIAQTPGLAEEMERPMLLLISAHRA, encoded by the coding sequence GTGGCCCAGAATATCTACGACGATCCGGATTTCTTCGCGGGCTACAGCCGGTTGCCACGGCAGATGCGTGGACTGGACGGCGCGCCCGAATGGCCGGCGATCCGGAATATGCTGCCCGATGTGACGGGCAGGCGGGTGGCTGATCTCGGCTGCGGCTTCGGCTGGGCTTCGCGCTGGTTGCGGGAACAGGGGGCTGCCTCGGTCCTCGGCGTCGATCTGTCGCAAAACATGATCGACCGTGCGCGCGCGAGTACGAACGATCGGGGAATCGACTATCGTATCGCCGATCTTGAAGGCCTGACGTTGCCCGAAGCTGCGTTCGAGTTGATCTACAGCGCCCTTGCCTTCCATTATGTGCGGAATTTCGCGCGGTTGATCCGGATGATCCACGCAGCGCTGACGCCGGGAAGCGACCTTGTGTTCACCATCGAGCATCCGATCTACATGGCGGCGGCTGATCCGCATTGGATGCGGGACGCGGACGGTCGCAAGACCTGGCCGGTCAACGGCTATGCGATGGAAGGGGAACGGCGGACGAACTGGTTCGTCAAAGACGTGCTGAAATATCACCGCACATTGGCTACCACACTCAATACGCTGATCGATGCCGGGTTTGCGTTGCGCCGGATCGAAGAATTTGCGCCGACAGCCGGGCAGATCGCGCAAACGCCTGGGCTGGCCGAGGAGATGGAGCGGCCGATGTTGTTGCTGATCTCCGCCCATCGGGCATGA
- a CDS encoding prolyl oligopeptidase family protein, translated as MLRPATAFCLAALAAGPALAQTTAMTDNDPYIWLEDKDGAKPLAWVERENARTLDRLERDPRYRTYYDEAFAIASAKDRIPMPEQVDDRTLNFWRDADHPLGIWRWTSEADYAVAAPRWTTLLDLDALSKAEGKKWVWKGATCLQPEERLCLVQLSEGGEDAVELREFDLSTGRFVEGGFRLPTSKQGATWVDKDTLLVSRDWGQGTMTASSYPFVVKLVKRGEPLDRATEVFRGEPGDQLGTYAGTMTDAAGNRVVVIERRDTFFGGEKYVWTPAGTRKLDVPARTFPSGMVDGRVIFETSDPWGDVPAGAIAWVPLAELETGKLTPRVLFAPDARQSVQGVATTKDRVLVTYIDNVRGRLASFAADGDGWRRTALPVPENMSVGIVSTTERSDNAFIAINGFATPTMLATVDAASPAAPVTVRTLPARFDATGVKVEQFEAVSSDGTKVPYFVVLPKGARLDGTMPTLMTAYGGFELARLPTYLGATGKIWTERGGAYVLANIRGGGEFGPKWHDAGRKTKRQVIYDDFAAVARDLFARRITSAKKLGIYGGSNGGLLMGVELTQHPELWQAVTIQVPLLDMMRYEKIAAGASWVDEYGSVSVPEERAFLAKISPYRNLKRGVAYPEPYIWTTTKDDRVGPQHARKFAARMKEYGLPYLFYEDTAGGHSGDADIAQGARLQALQMVYFAQRLIGPATK; from the coding sequence ATGCTTCGTCCAGCGACAGCTTTCTGCCTTGCCGCTCTTGCCGCGGGGCCGGCGCTCGCCCAGACGACGGCGATGACCGACAATGATCCGTATATCTGGCTGGAAGACAAGGACGGCGCGAAGCCGCTGGCGTGGGTGGAGCGGGAAAATGCCCGCACGCTCGACCGGCTGGAGCGCGATCCGCGCTACCGGACCTATTATGACGAGGCGTTCGCCATCGCCTCGGCCAAGGACCGCATCCCGATGCCGGAGCAGGTCGATGACCGCACCCTGAACTTCTGGCGCGACGCCGATCATCCGCTGGGCATCTGGCGCTGGACGAGCGAGGCCGATTACGCCGTCGCCGCGCCGCGCTGGACCACCTTGCTCGACCTCGACGCCTTGTCGAAGGCGGAGGGGAAGAAATGGGTGTGGAAGGGCGCGACCTGCCTCCAGCCGGAGGAGCGGCTGTGCCTCGTCCAGCTCTCCGAGGGCGGGGAGGATGCGGTCGAGCTGCGCGAGTTCGATCTTTCCACCGGGCGTTTCGTAGAGGGCGGCTTCCGCCTGCCCACGTCGAAACAGGGCGCGACCTGGGTGGACAAGGACACCTTGCTCGTCTCGCGCGACTGGGGGCAGGGGACGATGACCGCCTCCAGCTATCCCTTCGTGGTGAAGCTGGTGAAGCGCGGCGAGCCGCTCGACCGGGCGACCGAGGTGTTCCGCGGCGAGCCGGGCGACCAGCTCGGCACCTATGCCGGCACGATGACCGATGCCGCCGGCAACCGCGTCGTCGTGATCGAGCGGCGCGACACCTTCTTCGGCGGCGAGAAATATGTCTGGACGCCGGCGGGGACGCGCAAGCTCGACGTGCCGGCGCGGACCTTCCCGAGCGGGATGGTCGATGGTCGCGTGATCTTCGAGACGAGCGACCCGTGGGGCGACGTGCCGGCGGGCGCGATCGCCTGGGTGCCGCTGGCCGAGCTGGAGACGGGCAAGCTCACGCCGCGCGTGCTGTTCGCGCCGGACGCGCGGCAATCGGTGCAGGGCGTGGCGACGACGAAGGATCGCGTGCTCGTCACCTATATCGACAACGTGCGCGGCCGGCTGGCGAGCTTCGCCGCCGATGGCGACGGGTGGAGGCGGACCGCGCTGCCGGTGCCGGAGAATATGAGCGTCGGCATCGTCAGCACGACCGAGCGGAGCGACAACGCCTTCATCGCGATCAATGGCTTCGCGACGCCGACCATGCTCGCCACGGTGGACGCGGCCTCGCCGGCGGCGCCGGTGACGGTGCGGACGCTGCCCGCGCGGTTCGACGCGACCGGCGTGAAGGTCGAGCAGTTCGAGGCGGTATCGAGCGACGGGACGAAAGTGCCCTATTTCGTCGTGCTGCCGAAGGGCGCGCGGCTAGACGGGACGATGCCGACGCTGATGACCGCTTATGGCGGGTTCGAGCTGGCGCGGCTGCCGACCTATCTCGGCGCGACCGGCAAGATCTGGACGGAGCGGGGCGGAGCCTATGTCCTCGCCAATATTCGCGGCGGCGGCGAGTTCGGGCCGAAATGGCACGACGCCGGGCGCAAGACGAAACGGCAGGTGATCTACGACGATTTCGCGGCGGTGGCGCGCGACCTGTTCGCGCGCAGGATCACCAGCGCGAAGAAGCTCGGCATCTATGGCGGGTCGAACGGCGGGCTGCTGATGGGGGTGGAACTCACCCAGCATCCCGAATTGTGGCAGGCGGTGACGATCCAGGTGCCGCTGCTAGACATGATGCGGTACGAGAAGATCGCGGCGGGCGCGTCTTGGGTCGACGAATATGGCTCGGTCAGCGTGCCGGAGGAGCGGGCGTTCCTCGCCAAGATATCACCCTATCGCAACCTGAAGCGCGGCGTCGCTTATCCCGAGCCGTATATCTGGACGACGACCAAGGACGATCGCGTCGGGCCGCAGCACGCACGCAAGTTCGCCGCGCGGATGAAGGAATATGGGCTGCCTTATCTGTTCTACGAGGACACCGCCGGCGGCCATTCGGGTGACGCGGATATCGCGCAAGGGGCGCGGCTCCAGGCGTTGCAGATGGTCTATTTCGCCCAGCGGCTGATCGGACCGGCGACAAAATAA
- the eno gene encoding phosphopyruvate hydratase: MTAIIDVHGRQILDSRGNPTVEVDVLLEDGSFGRAAVPSGASTGAHEAVEKRDGDMSRWLGKGVDQAVENVNGEIAEVIVGLDAEDQMELDQALIELDGSENKGRLGANAILGVSLAAAKAAADARGLPLYRYVGGADAHILPVPMMNIINGGEHADNPIDFQEFMIMPVGAESIAEAVRCGSEIFHTLKKGLHEKGLATAVGDEGGFAPNLASTTDALDFIMTSIERAGYKPGEDVMLALDCAATEFFKDGKYVIAGEGKTLEPGAMADYLADLVARYPIVSIEDGMAEDDFEGWKALTDLLRDKVQLVGDDLFVTNPKRLRDGIARGLANSLLVKVNQIGTLTETLEAIRVAERAGYTAVMSHRSGETEDATIADLAVATNCGQIKTGSLARSDRLAKYNQLIRIEEELGSVARYAGRDVLRNG; the protein is encoded by the coding sequence GTGACAGCAATCATCGACGTCCATGGCCGCCAGATCCTCGACAGCCGAGGCAACCCCACCGTCGAGGTGGACGTGTTGCTGGAGGATGGCAGCTTCGGTCGCGCGGCGGTGCCCTCCGGCGCCTCGACCGGCGCGCATGAGGCGGTGGAGAAGCGCGATGGCGACATGTCGCGCTGGCTCGGCAAAGGCGTCGATCAGGCGGTCGAGAACGTCAACGGCGAGATCGCCGAGGTGATCGTCGGCCTTGATGCCGAGGACCAGATGGAGCTGGACCAGGCGCTGATCGAGCTGGACGGCAGCGAGAACAAGGGCCGGCTCGGCGCGAACGCGATCCTCGGCGTCAGCCTCGCGGCGGCAAAGGCGGCGGCGGATGCGCGCGGGCTGCCGCTCTATCGCTATGTCGGCGGCGCGGACGCGCATATCCTGCCGGTGCCGATGATGAACATCATCAACGGCGGCGAACATGCCGACAATCCGATCGATTTCCAGGAATTCATGATCATGCCGGTCGGCGCGGAGAGCATCGCGGAGGCGGTGCGCTGCGGCTCCGAAATCTTCCATACGCTGAAGAAGGGCCTGCACGAGAAAGGCCTCGCGACCGCCGTGGGCGATGAGGGCGGCTTCGCCCCGAACCTCGCCAGCACCACCGACGCGCTGGACTTTATCATGACCTCGATCGAACGCGCCGGCTACAAGCCGGGCGAAGACGTGATGCTGGCGCTGGATTGCGCCGCAACCGAGTTCTTCAAGGACGGCAAGTACGTCATCGCCGGTGAGGGCAAGACGCTGGAGCCGGGCGCGATGGCCGATTATCTCGCCGATCTCGTCGCGCGCTATCCGATCGTGTCGATCGAGGACGGCATGGCGGAGGACGATTTCGAGGGCTGGAAGGCGCTGACCGACCTGCTGCGCGATAAGGTCCAGCTCGTCGGCGACGATCTGTTCGTGACCAACCCGAAGCGGCTGAGGGACGGTATCGCGCGCGGCCTCGCCAACTCGCTGCTGGTGAAGGTCAACCAGATCGGCACGCTGACCGAGACGCTGGAGGCGATCCGCGTCGCCGAGCGCGCCGGCTACACCGCCGTGATGAGCCACCGTTCGGGCGAGACGGAGGACGCGACGATCGCCGATCTCGCGGTCGCCACCAATTGCGGGCAGATCAAGACGGGCAGCCTCGCGCGGTCCGACCGGCTGGCGAAATACAACCAACTGATTCGGATCGAGGAAGAACTTGGCTCGGTGGCGCGTTACGCGGGCCGCGATGTGCTGCGGAACGGCTGA
- a CDS encoding nuclear transport factor 2 family protein: MTSGDPVARWHDYMHAPTPERLAALLHDDCVFQSPAVHTPQKGKALTMKYLLAAAQVLGGESFRYTGEWRAERSAVLEFECEVDGKYVNGVDIISWDGDGLIIGFKVMIRPIKAFDAVVPKMAAALMG, from the coding sequence ATGACGTCTGGAGATCCGGTCGCGCGCTGGCACGATTACATGCACGCGCCGACCCCCGAGCGGCTGGCCGCGCTGCTGCACGACGATTGCGTGTTCCAAAGCCCGGCGGTCCACACGCCGCAGAAGGGCAAGGCGCTGACGATGAAATACCTCCTCGCGGCAGCGCAGGTGCTGGGCGGGGAGAGTTTTCGCTACACCGGCGAATGGCGCGCGGAGCGGTCGGCGGTGCTGGAGTTCGAGTGCGAGGTGGATGGGAAATACGTCAACGGCGTCGATATCATCTCCTGGGACGGAGACGGGTTGATTATCGGCTTCAAGGTGATGATCCGGCCGATCAAGGCGTTCGACGCGGTGGTGCCGAAGATGGCGGCGGCGTTGATGGGGTGA
- a CDS encoding glycine zipper 2TM domain-containing protein, whose amino-acid sequence MFNRILAVTFVAASMAGAMPALAQTSADEARFRAAQDRFSRELDVFRQEYDRYMQVSRRNPGGYPPPPPARGYDNGYTANDGWRDEHGYDPARDYRSGNQYRERAMSADERVYAGNDGRYYCKRSDGTTGLVVGGAVGGILGNVIDGGRSRIVGTLLGGAAGALAGKSIDQKNSSLRCQ is encoded by the coding sequence ATGTTCAATCGCATTCTCGCCGTCACCTTTGTCGCCGCGAGCATGGCCGGCGCGATGCCCGCGCTCGCGCAGACTTCCGCCGACGAGGCGCGCTTCCGCGCGGCGCAGGATCGGTTCAGTCGGGAGCTGGACGTGTTCCGGCAGGAATATGACCGCTACATGCAGGTCTCGCGCCGCAATCCGGGTGGCTATCCGCCCCCGCCGCCCGCGCGCGGTTATGACAACGGCTATACCGCCAATGACGGCTGGCGCGATGAGCATGGCTATGACCCCGCGCGCGACTATCGCAGCGGAAACCAGTATCGCGAGCGCGCGATGAGCGCGGACGAGCGCGTCTATGCCGGCAACGACGGCCGCTATTATTGCAAGCGGAGCGACGGCACGACCGGGCTGGTGGTCGGCGGCGCGGTCGGCGGCATCCTCGGCAACGTCATCGACGGCGGACGCAGCCGGATCGTCGGCACGCTGCTCGGCGGCGCGGCGGGCGCGCTGGCCGGCAAGTCGATCGACCAGAAGAATTCCTCGCTGCGCTGCCAGTAA
- a CDS encoding SDR family NAD(P)-dependent oxidoreductase, whose translation MATQFGAESTTDDVLAGMDLHGRRILVTGVSAGLGVETARSLVARGADVVGAARDLAKAERATESVRAAAKESGGSFALMELDLASLASVRAAADRLVADGRPFDVVIANAGVMATPLGHTADGFETQLGTNHLGHFLFVNRIAGLIRDGGRLVNLSSSGHRLSDVDLDDPGFERTAYDPWIAYGRSKTANVLFAVEFDRRHRDRGVRACALMPGVIQTELGRHMTPEVMEALQQRFRAATGRAITYKSIPQGAATSVWAAAVAGGDEIGGRYCEDCHVASVNDDASTRHGVRSYALDPARAKALWAKSEEMVGERF comes from the coding sequence ATGGCAACGCAATTCGGCGCCGAATCGACCACGGACGACGTGCTGGCGGGCATGGACCTGCACGGCAGGCGCATCCTCGTCACCGGTGTGTCGGCCGGGCTTGGCGTGGAGACGGCGCGGTCGCTGGTGGCGCGGGGCGCCGATGTGGTCGGCGCGGCGCGCGATCTCGCCAAGGCCGAGCGCGCAACCGAAAGCGTCCGCGCGGCGGCGAAGGAGAGCGGCGGCAGCTTCGCGCTGATGGAGCTGGACCTCGCCTCGCTCGCCAGCGTGCGGGCGGCGGCGGACCGGCTGGTGGCGGATGGACGGCCGTTCGATGTCGTGATCGCCAATGCCGGCGTGATGGCGACGCCGCTGGGCCATACGGCGGACGGCTTCGAGACGCAGCTCGGCACCAACCATCTCGGCCATTTCCTGTTCGTCAACCGCATCGCCGGGCTGATCCGCGACGGCGGGCGGCTGGTGAACCTCTCCTCCTCCGGCCATCGCCTGTCCGATGTCGATCTCGACGATCCGGGCTTCGAGCGGACGGCATATGATCCGTGGATCGCCTATGGCCGTTCCAAGACCGCCAACGTGCTGTTCGCGGTGGAATTCGATCGCCGTCACCGCGATCGCGGGGTGCGCGCCTGCGCGCTGATGCCCGGCGTGATCCAGACCGAGCTTGGCCGCCACATGACGCCCGAGGTGATGGAAGCGCTGCAACAAAGGTTCCGCGCCGCCACCGGGCGCGCGATCACTTACAAGTCGATCCCGCAAGGGGCGGCGACCAGCGTGTGGGCGGCGGCGGTCGCGGGCGGCGACGAGATCGGCGGGCGCTATTGCGAGGATTGCCATGTCGCGTCGGTGAACGACGACGCCAGCACCCGGCACGGCGTGCGCAGCTATGCGCTCGATCCCGCGCGCGCGAAGGCGCTCTGGGCAAAGAGCGAGGAGATGGTCGGCGAGCGGTTCTGA